The Oncorhynchus mykiss isolate Arlee chromosome Y, USDA_OmykA_1.1, whole genome shotgun sequence genomic sequence ATTATTAGGTGTAGTAGCAACACCTGTATAAGTTACATGGCATTACTGTCTGAATCAAAAGCATCATAGTATTATAACAACAATATTTATTTCACCTGTCTGATGTGTAGATTACCAGTAAAAGCAAAGAGTCTACATGGGCACTGGTGAACAGTGTCTGTGATGCTTTCTCTGGATGGCTGCTCATGCTGCTGATTGGACTCATGTCAGGTCAGCCTAATTGTATACAGATTGATGATGCATAAATGCTTTTTCATTTGATTCCCTCTACTAAGACCCACACAGCAATGCACCTGGGAGCCATTGGTAGTGTTAGTAATTTACCGTGTGGTCTATTCCAGGCGCGTTGGCAGGTGGGATTGACATATCGGCCCACTGGATGACAGACCTGAAGGAAGGGGTTTGTCTGAACGGGTTCTGGTTCAACCATGAGCACTGCTGTTGGACCTCCAACGAGACCACCTTCCAAGAGAGGGACAAGTGTCCACAGTGGAAAAGCTGGGCTGAGCTCATCATCGGCACAACAGAGGTGTGCCAAAATATTACTACTTGACCCATTGTGTTTATTGTATGTGATTATTTTTGTCAGTCTGATTGTGAAATTTGTGTCTGCAGGGTCCCTTTGCGTACATTATGAACTACCTAATGTATGTGTGCTGGGCTCTGCTATTCTCCTTCCTGGCCGTGACACTGGTCAGGGCCTTCGCCCCCTATGCCTGTGGTTCTGGAATCCCAGAGGTAAGATTATTTAATTTCTTTACCCTTATTTGATATGTCTTCTTTTGAATGAGGACAAAGGATGTGGTTTATTTTCCCATgctatttattttctctcccaGATCAAAACCATATTGAGTGGTTTCATCATCCGAGGGTACCTGGGGAAGTGGACCCTGGTGATTAAGACCATCACCCTGGTCCTGGCTGTGTCGTCGGGGCTCAGCCTGGGGAAGGAGGGGCCCCTGGTCCACGTGGCCTGCTGCTGTGGCAACATCCTCTGCCACCTCTTCACCAAGTACCGCAAGAATGAGGCCAAGCGCAGAGAGGTGAGAAATGGGGCCTAAAATTCACTTTTCGGTCCACCAACCACTGGCAGGTAGATGGAAAAATATACCAGccactcagattttttaaattttattgcATAATTACCTAAAAAAACAAGATGACCATGCTTACTGTTTCTAAAACAAGAAATGTATTCGTAAGAAGCATTGTGATCTATTGCtcaatttcatttcattttttgtGACCTGAGTCTTTTTTAACCAAAATATCAGATGAGACAAAATGTTAAGCTGCCCTTTTAAAGGTGAGAGGTTACCGTGGTAACGGGGCCACTGAgtcgtgtgtctgtgtgagagattTTGGGATCTGACTTGTAGTAGACAGCATATCCTCGCTATCAATTGAAGCAGCAGACTCAAACTAACATTGAAAACCAACAGTCCTTGTGAACTAAACAATGCCCATTTTGTAGACTTTCGCGTAAATTAGACCGACTTTTATGCCTGTGCACTTGGCATCTAAGAATGAATGTATTAGCACATTGCACAAAGCTTCCTAGACAGCAGGCAGCGTTGCTGTGCGAGGTGGGATAGAGATTGATATTTATTTGTGCTATAAGCAGCTATAAAACAAAATAGAAGAAAACAGCTATTGCAGCATTCTTCCCTACTTGACTTTTCACTATTTCTATTTGCGGATCTAATGCTCGCATTGTAGAGCCTTGCAAATTGACCACCCGCCAGCGTGCTGGGAAAATAAACATTCTTACCCGCTAATACCTAAATCTACCTGCATTTAGCGGGTGTTCATTTTATGCTACACTGGGCTATTCACAAACATCTGAACCCTTTTTTTAAATGGATGGATACAATACTGGTTAACCTTTTAACTATTATTTTAAGGAACTGGCACAAATTGCAAAAGCTAGGACCACTGATGTTGTTTTGACTCAAATCAAGCTGTATCAAGAGTGAGAACCTCAAGTCAAATTCAGCAGGAAAACCCCATTCAACTATAAATAGCCTGTGGCTGGTTTGATGATTTCAACAAACACATACCACAAGGTGCTGTTTTTGCTTCTCGGCTACAGTGAGATGGTATTAATGGAAGTACAATGCCACAAACATGCGGTGACTCTGTCTCCCTTCTGTAAACATTGTGCCTGAGATTTATTTTCCAACACAGAGATATTTTGCAGTGAGTCATGAATCATCGTGTTATATTAATTGTTATTTAGCCGTGTTGCTGAGCTGTGTTGTAAAGCATTAATGTACTGACACATTGATTTTTAGCTGTGTTGTAAAGTATTAATGTACTGACACATTGATTTTTAGCTGTGTTGTAAAGCATTAATGTACTGACACATTGATTTTTAGCTGTGTTGTAAAGCATTAATGTACTGACACATTGATTTTTAGCTGTGTTGTAAAGTATTAATGTACTGACACATTGATTTTTAGCTGTGTTGTAAAGCATTAATGTACTGACACATTGATTTTAGCTGTGTTGTAAAGCATTAATGTACTGACACATTGATTTTTAGCTGTGTTGTAAAGCATTAATGTACTGACACATTGATTTTTAGCTGTGTTGTAAAGCATTAATGTACTGACACATTGATTTTAGCTGTGTTGTAAAGCATTAATGTACTGACACATTGATTTTTAGCTGTGTTGTAAAGCATTAATGTACTGACACATAGATTTTTAGCTGTGTTGTAAAGCATTAATGTACTGACACATTGATTTTTAGCTGTGTTGTAAAGCGTTAATGTACTGACACATTGATTTTTAGCTGTGTTGTAAAGCATTAATGTACTGACACATTGATTTTTAGCTGTGTTGTACAGCATTAATGTACTGACACCGATCACCTTCTTCCTTCCTTTGCTTGGTGGTTTGTGTTGCAGGTTCTGTCTGCCGCTGCAGCAGTTGGTGTGTCTGTGGCTTTTGGGGCCCCCATAGGAGGAGTGCTCTTCAGTCTGGAGGAGGTAACAAGTGCCTTAGCTTCCCCCTTCTTGTGTAAATCTATGGGCTCTATGACTGTCAAATTGAAACACTCCTAAAGGTAACTTTTGAATGTTTATAAAGTTGACTATGATCACTGTGTAACTGTCCGTCTCCTCATGGCCCTGTCAGGTGAGCTACTACTTCCCTCTGAAGACCCTGTGGCGGTCGTTCTTCGCAGCCCTGGTGGCAGCCTTCACCTTGCGCTCCATCAACCCGTTTGGCAACAGCCGCCTGGTGCTGTTCTACGTGGAGTTCCACACCCCCTGGCACCTCCTGGAGCTCGTACCCTTCATCCTCCTGGGCATCTTCGGGGGCATCTGGGGCGCCTTCTTCATCCGCGCCAACATCGCGTGGTGCCGGAGGCGTAAGACCACGTGGCTGGGCCACTACCCGGTCCTGGAGGTGCTGGTTGTCACCGCGGTGACGGCGGTGGTGGCTTTCCCTAACAGCTACACCCGCACTAGCACCAGTGAGCTCATCTCTGAGCTCTTCAACGACTGTGGCCTGCTGGACTCCTCCAAGCTATGTAACTATGACAATGCCAACGTCACCAAGAGCAGCAACGAGCTGCCGGACCGCCCAGCCGGAAATGACGTTTACACGGCCATGTGGCAGCTGTCCCTGGCCCTTGTCTTTAAGATGCTAATCACCGTGGTTACCTTCGGCATGAAGGTACTGGAGACCCTCCGTCACATCTGTATGACACATCTGTGCTTTGAGCGTTAATATAAGGATGTCGTTCCTCCAGGTTCCCTCTGGTCTGTTCATACCCAGCATGGCGGTAGGGGCGATCGCAGGCAGGCTGCTGGGAATAGGCATGGAGCAGCTGGCCTACTACCACCATGACTGGGTGATCTTCAGGGGCTGGTGTTCTCCTGGTGCTGACTGCATCACCCCAGGCCTCTACGCCATGGTTGGGGCTGCTGCCTGCTTAGGTAAGGCCTGCGTGGCTACTGTATGTTGGCACCTTGCATGTTTAACAGCTTTTCCTTTTGTCTTTACTCTAGGCTCCTTTTTCCTGGTTAAATGTTGTCTTGtggttagaggtcgaccgattatgatttttcaccgCCGATAcagatttattggaggaccaaaaaaagctgataccaatTAATAGGCCGttaaaatttttttttattttttttaaatagtttttttatatatatatttgtaataataacaattacaacaatactgaatgaacaatgaacacttttattttaacttaatataataaataaataaaatctatttagtctcaaaaaAATTATGAAACATGCTCAGtttagtttaaataatgcaaaaacacagtgttggagaagaaagtaaaagtgcaatatgtgccatgtaaaaaaatctaatgtttaagtaccttgctcagaacatatgaaagctggtggttcaatattcccagttcttcaatatttccagttaagaagtttaggttgtagttattataggaattatgacgtcaacgatttctctctataccatttgtatttcatttacctttgactattggatgttcttataggcactttagtattgccagcctaatctcaggagttgatatgcttgaagtcataaacagcgctgtgaataaagcattgctaagagctgctggcaaacacagtaaagtttgaatgaatgcttatgagcctgctgcctaccaccactcagtcagactgctgtaTCAAATaacaaatcatagacttaattataatataataaacacagaaacacaagcctttggtcattaatatggtcaagtccagaaactatcatttagaaaacaaaacctttattctttcagtgaaatatagAACAGTTccttattttatctaacgggtggcaaccctaagtctaaatattgctgttacattgcacaacctttaatgttatgtcataattatataAAATACTGTCAAATTAGTTCGTAACGTGCCAgacagcccaaactgttgcatataccctgactctgcgtgcactgaacgcaagagaagtgacacaatttccctaattaatattgcctgctaacctggatttcttttaaataaatatgcaggtttaaaatatatacttctgtgtattgattttaagaaagggattgatgtttatggttgggtacattCGTGCAATGATTGTGTTTTTTTCACAattgcgcttttgttaaatcatcccccgtttggcgaagttggaggctgtgattcgatgataaattaacaggcacccgattgattatatgcaacacaggacacgctagttaacctagtaatatcatcaaccgtgTGTGGTTAACTAGTGAATatgttaagtttaatgctagctagcaacttaccttggctccttgttgcactcgtgtaacaggtggtcagcctgccacacagttccctcgtggaatgcaatgtaatcggcctccaaaaatgcagattgctgatttgttatgaaaacttgaaatcggccctaattaatcggccatgccgattaatcggtcgacctctacttgtgGGTATGCCTAATGTTTtctgcctccacccctctctctgtgccACCCACTCCCTCCCCACTGGCTTTGTGCCCACAGGTGGGGTGACCCGTATGACTGTGTCCCTGGTGGTCATCATGTTCGAGCTGACCGGAGGGCTGGAGTACATCGTGCCCCTGATGGCTGCGGCCATGACCAGTAAGTGGGTGGCGGACGCCATCGGGCGCGAGGGGATCTACGAGGCTCACATCCGCCTCAACGGTTACCCCTTCCTGGAGGCCAAGGAGGAGTTCAGTCATAAGACCCTGGCCATGGACGTGATGCGGCCGCGTCGCAGTGACCCGCCGCTCTCCGTACTGACCCAGGACGGCATGACGGTAGAGGACGTGGAGACCATGATCACTGACACCACCTACAGCGGCTTCCCCGTGGTGGTCTCCCATGAGTCCCAACGCCTAGTGGGATTCGTGCTGCGAAGGGACCTCACCATCTCCATAGGTAGGGATGACAGATCATCATCATGCTGAGGTGCTGGCTTTTGACCCACATGCTCTGTCACTTTTGTCGAAACAATGTCATGTATtcttaataataatacattatatttacagtggggcaaaaaaagtatttagtcagccaccaattgtgcaagttctcccacttaaaaagataagagaggcctgtaattttcatcataggtacacttcaactatgacagacaaaatggggattttttttcctgaaaatcacattgtaggatttgtaatgaatttatttgcaaattatggtggaaaataagtatttggtaacctacaaacaagcaagatttctggctctcacagacctgtaacttcttctttaagaggctcctctgtcctctactcgttacctgtattaatggcacctgtttgaacttgttatcagtataaaagacacctgtccacaacctcaaacagtcacactccaaactccactatggccaagaccaaagagctgtcaaaggacaccaaaaacaaaattgtagacctgcaccaggctgggaagactggatctgcaataggtaagcagcttggt encodes the following:
- the LOC110510155 gene encoding H(+)/Cl(-) exchange transporter 5, with amino-acid sequence MITWDQLSMYVATGSCWHSNQTTTTTLAEQQSSQSKSIRQILSMDNTGYCNDSFNSIRSSTSDEDMVEIAGSTLDFSNTEDVPPLDRDYGSGDNPGMEEVNGVPKLMDLLDEPVPGVGTYEDFNTIDWVREKSKDRDRHREITSKSKESTWALVNSVCDAFSGWLLMLLIGLMSGALAGGIDISAHWMTDLKEGVCLNGFWFNHEHCCWTSNETTFQERDKCPQWKSWAELIIGTTEGPFAYIMNYLMYVCWALLFSFLAVTLVRAFAPYACGSGIPEIKTILSGFIIRGYLGKWTLVIKTITLVLAVSSGLSLGKEGPLVHVACCCGNILCHLFTKYRKNEAKRREVLSAAAAVGVSVAFGAPIGGVLFSLEEVSYYFPLKTLWRSFFAALVAAFTLRSINPFGNSRLVLFYVEFHTPWHLLELVPFILLGIFGGIWGAFFIRANIAWCRRRKTTWLGHYPVLEVLVVTAVTAVVAFPNSYTRTSTSELISELFNDCGLLDSSKLCNYDNANVTKSSNELPDRPAGNDVYTAMWQLSLALVFKMLITVVTFGMKVPSGLFIPSMAVGAIAGRLLGIGMEQLAYYHHDWVIFRGWCSPGADCITPGLYAMVGAAACLGGVTRMTVSLVVIMFELTGGLEYIVPLMAAAMTSKWVADAIGREGIYEAHIRLNGYPFLEAKEEFSHKTLAMDVMRPRRSDPPLSVLTQDGMTVEDVETMITDTTYSGFPVVVSHESQRLVGFVLRRDLTISIDNARQRQDGIVSTSRVFFTEYTPPQPPNSPPPLKLRGIMDLSPFTVTDHTAMDIVVDIFRKLGLRQCLITHNGRLLGIITKKDILKHVAQIANRDPDSILFN